The Tistrella mobilis genome window below encodes:
- a CDS encoding glutathione S-transferase family protein: MSGIHTSTIILHHYDYSPFSEKIRLIFGLKGLDWRSVIVPAINPKPKLMPLTGGYRFTPVMQIGADVYCDTRLIARELERRFPTPPLFASLAEQGLAGVVEAWAERDLFWPLARYITGVNAERTEPGLNADRAALRGKPEPSLARLQQVARDSLGQALGEIRRVDQMLGDGRAFLLGGKRPGLADLAVYHGLWFLDALPIRCGTALDLYPAIRAWMGRVAALGHGRESPFTAEQALDAAAAAYPDPLLASADGAAPAPGSLVEVRPEGYVTEPVTGELVRADAGRISLRRIHPAVGEVMVHLPRQGYVLRPAGHGSQIASAPLEDPVGEEACR; this comes from the coding sequence ATGAGTGGAATTCATACAAGCACGATCATCCTGCACCATTACGATTATTCGCCCTTTTCCGAGAAGATCCGGCTGATCTTCGGGCTGAAGGGGCTGGACTGGCGGTCGGTGATCGTGCCGGCGATCAACCCCAAGCCGAAGCTGATGCCGCTGACCGGCGGCTATCGCTTCACGCCGGTCATGCAGATCGGCGCCGACGTCTATTGCGACACCCGGCTGATCGCCCGCGAGCTGGAGCGCCGCTTTCCGACGCCGCCGCTCTTCGCCAGCCTGGCCGAACAGGGCCTCGCCGGGGTGGTGGAGGCCTGGGCGGAGCGCGATCTGTTCTGGCCGCTCGCCCGTTACATCACCGGGGTCAATGCCGAACGCACCGAGCCGGGGTTGAATGCCGACCGGGCGGCGCTGCGCGGCAAGCCCGAGCCGTCGCTGGCCCGGCTGCAGCAGGTGGCGCGCGACAGCCTTGGGCAGGCGCTGGGCGAGATCCGCCGGGTGGACCAGATGCTGGGCGACGGCCGGGCATTCCTGCTGGGCGGCAAGCGGCCGGGTCTGGCCGATCTTGCGGTCTATCACGGCCTCTGGTTCCTCGACGCTCTGCCGATCCGCTGCGGCACCGCGCTCGACCTCTACCCCGCCATCCGCGCCTGGATGGGGCGTGTCGCCGCCCTCGGCCATGGCCGGGAAAGCCCGTTCACGGCCGAACAGGCGCTGGATGCCGCCGCCGCGGCCTATCCGGATCCGCTGCTCGCCTCGGCCGACGGGGCGGCCCCGGCGCCGGGCAGCCTGGTCGAGGTCCGCCCCGAAGGCTATGTCACCGAACCCGTGACCGGCGAACTGGTCCGCGCCGATGCCGGCCGGATCAGCCTGCGCCGCATTCACCCCGCCGTCGGCGAGGTGATGGTCCATCTGCCCCGCCAGGGCTATGTGCTCCGCCCGGCAGGGCACGGAAGCCAGATCGCCTCTGCGCCCCTGGAAGACCCTGTCGGAGAGGAAGCCTGCCGGTGA
- a CDS encoding LysR family transcriptional regulator: MANSDPFDGLHEFLAIARRGSIRGAAAELGVTPGAVSQALQGLERRLGLPLFHRTTRRISLTEAGETLLGRLGPAAEAITGTIDGLRRMTAEPSGTLRLLAHRLAVETVIHPLIPTFRATCPGVTVDITIDDGLEDQIAGRYDAHIAIGEFIDHDMIAVRVSRPFRWLVAGSPDYLARRGRPEVPEDIARHDCIRFRLARSRRIYRWEFERPGPDGTAQALSVDPPGEIVTNDTKLVRTFALQGLGLVYGSELMLADDLAAGRLETVLDAFMPARDALFLCYPRASRSDPKLRAFVEACQRQLRRSGG, translated from the coding sequence ATGGCGAACAGCGACCCGTTCGACGGTCTGCATGAATTCCTGGCCATCGCCCGCCGCGGCAGCATCCGGGGTGCCGCAGCCGAGCTTGGCGTTACACCAGGGGCGGTCAGCCAGGCGCTTCAGGGGCTGGAACGGCGGCTGGGCCTGCCGCTTTTCCACCGCACCACCCGGCGGATCTCGCTCACCGAGGCCGGGGAAACCCTGCTCGGGCGACTGGGTCCTGCGGCCGAGGCCATCACCGGCACCATCGACGGGCTGCGCCGGATGACGGCGGAACCGTCGGGTACGCTTCGCCTGCTCGCCCACCGGCTGGCGGTGGAGACGGTGATCCACCCGCTGATCCCGACCTTCCGCGCCACCTGCCCCGGGGTCACCGTCGACATCACCATCGATGACGGGCTGGAAGACCAGATCGCCGGCCGCTACGACGCCCATATCGCGATCGGAGAGTTCATCGATCACGACATGATCGCGGTCAGGGTCTCGCGCCCCTTCCGCTGGTTGGTGGCCGGATCGCCCGACTATCTGGCCCGCCGCGGCCGGCCGGAGGTGCCGGAAGACATCGCCCGTCACGATTGCATCCGCTTCCGCCTGGCCCGCAGCCGGCGGATTTATCGCTGGGAGTTCGAACGCCCCGGCCCCGACGGCACGGCGCAGGCACTCTCGGTCGACCCGCCGGGAGAGATCGTCACCAACGACACAAAGCTGGTCCGCACCTTCGCCCTGCAGGGGCTGGGGCTGGTCTATGGGTCGGAGCTGATGCTGGCGGACGATCTTGCCGCCGGGCGGCTGGAGACGGTGCTGGATGCCTTCATGCCCGCCCGTGACGCCCTGTTTCTGTGCTATCCCCGGGCCAGCCGCAGCGACCCCAAGCTTCGCGCCTTCGTGGAGGCCTGCCAGCGGCAGCTGCGCCGCAGCGGCGGCTGA
- a CDS encoding class I adenylate-forming enzyme family protein, with the protein MLPGTPGGHLAEIAARFPDRPAIEGEGQVLDYAGLDARVNRTARLLTARGLGRGDRMAVLSENRLDYVVLAFAAARTGIILAALNWRLSDGELSHCVGLVDPRLVIASPRFRDTALRLGLDPLVFGPDWEAALDGEETTAIPGAEAQAEAHEEDGLLILYTSGTTGLPKGAMISARAEMARFTLSRRELGLRPDHVFVAWAPMFHMVSIEHAMHVLMTGGRVVVVDGADIPRLVDLVETGPHWWLVLIPGMIERVAAEIRSRRAARPDWRPARIEMVGALADLVPPALIAEISGVLEAPYWNSFGSTETGMLPAAGTRFAPGEAPADLAKAPNSLHLWRLVDEDDRDVPPGMAGEIAVRGPSVFSGYWNAAATNAKDFRGGWFHMGDMFVERPDGRLDFVDRAKYMIKSGAENIYPVEIERVLMTHPAVGEAVVVRRPDERWGEVPVAFVALNDDAPPVTAAELTAWCRAGLATYKCPREIRFMASRDDFPRSTSGKVQRKTLEMQLQADTTRPAGDAIAGESAA; encoded by the coding sequence GTGCTGCCCGGTACACCGGGCGGGCATCTGGCGGAGATCGCGGCGCGCTTCCCCGACCGGCCGGCGATCGAGGGAGAAGGCCAGGTGCTGGACTATGCCGGTCTGGACGCACGGGTGAACCGCACCGCCCGTCTGCTGACGGCGCGCGGCCTCGGCCGCGGCGACCGGATGGCCGTGCTCTCCGAAAACCGGCTGGATTATGTGGTGCTGGCCTTCGCCGCCGCTCGCACTGGTATCATTCTGGCTGCCCTCAATTGGAGGTTGTCGGACGGTGAGCTCAGCCACTGCGTCGGCCTGGTCGATCCACGACTGGTGATCGCCTCACCGCGTTTCCGCGACACCGCGCTCCGGCTCGGCCTCGATCCGCTGGTCTTCGGGCCCGACTGGGAGGCGGCGCTCGACGGCGAAGAGACCACCGCCATCCCGGGCGCCGAGGCCCAGGCCGAAGCGCATGAGGAGGACGGGCTGCTGATCCTCTACACCAGCGGCACCACCGGCCTGCCCAAGGGCGCCATGATCAGCGCCCGGGCCGAAATGGCGCGGTTCACCCTCAGCCGCCGGGAACTCGGGCTCAGACCCGATCATGTCTTCGTCGCCTGGGCACCGATGTTCCACATGGTCTCGATCGAACATGCGATGCATGTGCTGATGACCGGCGGCCGGGTGGTGGTCGTCGACGGCGCCGACATCCCGCGGCTGGTCGATCTGGTGGAGACCGGGCCGCACTGGTGGCTGGTGCTGATCCCGGGCATGATCGAGCGGGTGGCCGCCGAGATCCGCAGCCGCCGGGCCGCCCGGCCAGACTGGCGGCCGGCACGGATCGAGATGGTCGGCGCGCTGGCCGATCTGGTGCCGCCGGCCCTGATCGCCGAGATTTCGGGCGTGCTGGAAGCGCCCTACTGGAACAGTTTCGGCTCCACCGAAACCGGCATGCTGCCGGCCGCCGGCACCCGCTTCGCACCGGGCGAGGCGCCGGCCGACCTCGCCAAGGCCCCGAACAGCCTGCATCTCTGGCGGCTGGTCGACGAGGACGACCGCGACGTGCCCCCGGGCATGGCGGGCGAGATCGCCGTGCGCGGCCCCTCGGTCTTCAGCGGCTACTGGAATGCGGCCGCGACGAATGCCAAGGATTTCCGCGGCGGCTGGTTCCATATGGGCGACATGTTCGTGGAACGCCCCGATGGCCGGCTCGATTTCGTCGACCGGGCCAAATACATGATCAAATCGGGGGCCGAGAACATCTATCCGGTCGAAATCGAGCGGGTGCTGATGACCCATCCGGCCGTGGGCGAAGCCGTGGTCGTGCGCCGCCCCGACGAGCGCTGGGGCGAGGTTCCGGTCGCCTTCGTGGCGCTCAACGACGATGCTCCCCCGGTGACGGCGGCCGAGCTGACCGCCTGGTGCCGGGCAGGGCTCGCCACCTATAAATGTCCGCGTGAGATCCGCTTCATGGCCTCGCGCGACGACTTCCCGCGCAGCACCAGCGGCAAGGTCCAGCGCAAGACGCTGGAGATGCAGCTTCAGGCCGACACGACGCGGCCCGCCGGGGACGCCATCGCCGGGGAGAGCGCCGCATGA
- a CDS encoding glucose 1-dehydrogenase — MTTLLDGKTVLLTGAASGIGAATARAMLDEGARVMITDLDAGRLDLLAAELAEHHPGRVAALPQDVTDEAGWEAATAAVAERFGPMTVLVNNAGVLPELCRLEDTSLTEWRRVMTVNLDGVFLGVKHGIRAMKDRGGAIVNVSSVAAMIGMPITGAYNASKAGVHMLTKCAALECAHLGYAIRVNSVHPGYVRTPMTGQIADRLGGDRFDRRMTAVTPMRRLGEPREIADAVVFLASDRSSYATGTALVIDGGWTAQ; from the coding sequence GTGACCACACTGCTCGACGGCAAGACCGTTCTGCTCACCGGTGCCGCCTCGGGCATCGGTGCCGCCACCGCCCGCGCCATGCTCGACGAGGGCGCCCGGGTGATGATCACCGATCTCGATGCAGGCCGGCTCGATCTGCTTGCGGCAGAGCTGGCCGAACACCATCCGGGCCGGGTGGCCGCCCTGCCCCAGGACGTGACCGACGAGGCTGGCTGGGAAGCGGCGACGGCGGCCGTGGCGGAGCGTTTCGGCCCGATGACCGTGCTGGTCAACAATGCCGGCGTGCTGCCCGAACTCTGCCGGCTGGAAGACACCAGCCTGACCGAATGGCGGCGGGTGATGACGGTCAATCTCGACGGCGTGTTCCTGGGGGTGAAGCACGGCATCCGGGCAATGAAGGACCGGGGCGGCGCCATCGTGAACGTCTCCTCGGTCGCTGCCATGATCGGCATGCCGATCACCGGCGCCTATAATGCCAGCAAGGCCGGGGTGCATATGCTGACCAAATGCGCGGCGCTGGAATGCGCGCATCTGGGCTATGCGATCCGGGTGAATTCGGTCCATCCCGGCTATGTCCGCACGCCGATGACCGGGCAGATCGCCGACAGGCTGGGCGGCGACCGCTTCGACCGGCGGATGACGGCGGTGACGCCGATGCGGCGGCTGGGCGAGCCGCGCGAGATTGCCGATGCCGTGGTCTTTCTGGCCTCGGACCGCTCGTCCTATGCCACCGGCACGGCGCTCGTCATCGACGGCGGCTGGACCGCGCAATGA
- a CDS encoding TetR/AcrR family transcriptional regulator: MAYRQTPETRRRLAERRMMILKATRELIAEVGFRGVRSRLVAEKAGISEGTIYRYFPTMTALYTEVFRTAALRELAASVEAADRPGPHGERLAAAVRVHVERALRRPRLAHALLAEPVSPEIEAVRLDCRHRFHVLFSEILQDGIAAGEFTPFDTELAAACITGALDEAIIWPFAKVADDARDKPVLVDFMVGFCMAGLDRFRTAGAGGVRRPA; encoded by the coding sequence TTGGCCTACCGACAGACGCCCGAGACCCGGCGCCGCCTTGCCGAGCGCCGGATGATGATCCTGAAGGCGACCCGCGAACTGATCGCCGAAGTCGGCTTCCGGGGTGTGCGCAGCCGGCTGGTGGCGGAAAAGGCCGGGATCTCGGAAGGCACGATCTACCGTTATTTCCCGACCATGACCGCGCTCTACACCGAGGTCTTCCGGACGGCGGCCTTGCGCGAACTTGCCGCCTCGGTCGAGGCGGCGGACCGGCCGGGCCCGCATGGCGAGCGGCTGGCGGCTGCCGTGCGGGTGCATGTCGAACGCGCGCTGCGCCGGCCGCGCCTGGCCCATGCCCTGCTGGCGGAGCCCGTCTCGCCCGAGATCGAGGCGGTGCGGCTGGACTGCCGCCACCGCTTCCATGTGCTGTTTTCCGAGATTCTGCAGGACGGTATCGCGGCGGGTGAATTCACCCCCTTCGACACCGAACTTGCCGCCGCCTGCATCACCGGCGCGCTGGACGAGGCGATCATCTGGCCCTTCGCCAAGGTGGCCGACGATGCCCGCGACAAGCCGGTGCTGGTCGATTTCATGGTCGGGTTCTGCATGGCCGGGCTCGACCGGTTCCGGACGGCGGGGGCCGGGGGGGTACGCCGCCCCGCCTGA
- a CDS encoding LemA family protein — protein sequence MEIWIILGIVALVALYAIATYNGLVGRRNGVRNAFAQISVQLKRRHDLVPNLVAAVRDAMAFERETLEAVVAARGKAVAATQRAEQGGSAADRAQALAAERELGAGLGRLLAVVEAYPEIRSGTHVSELTEELRSTENRIAFARQHYNDSIQSYNDRVQMFPSNLIAGMFGFRTEEFFQVDAAETAVPTVSLR from the coding sequence ATGGAAATCTGGATCATCCTCGGCATCGTGGCGCTGGTGGCGCTTTATGCCATCGCCACCTATAACGGCCTGGTCGGGCGGCGGAACGGGGTGCGCAATGCCTTTGCCCAGATCTCGGTGCAGCTGAAGCGCCGGCATGATCTGGTGCCGAACCTGGTCGCCGCGGTGCGCGATGCCATGGCCTTCGAGCGCGAGACCCTGGAAGCGGTGGTCGCCGCGCGCGGCAAGGCGGTCGCCGCAACGCAGCGGGCGGAACAGGGCGGCAGTGCCGCCGATCGCGCCCAGGCGCTGGCGGCGGAACGCGAACTGGGCGCCGGGCTCGGCCGGCTGCTCGCCGTGGTCGAAGCCTATCCCGAAATCCGCTCGGGCACCCATGTGTCGGAGCTGACCGAAGAGCTGCGCTCCACCGAGAACCGTATCGCCTTCGCCCGCCAGCATTATAACGACAGCATCCAGTCCTATAACGACCGGGTGCAGATGTTCCCCTCGAACCTGATCGCCGGCATGTTCGGCTTCCGGACCGAGGAATTCTTCCAGGTCGATGCCGCCGAAACGGCGGTGCCGACCGTGTCGCTGCGCTGA
- a CDS encoding CreA family protein, with translation MSSSRPLLLAGLAGATCLIGATLALAPAPAKAEEVGCVSTTFKLIGPNNKICIDSFRDPKVDGVVCHVSRAKTGGLKGAVGLAEDTSDASIACRQVGPITIREKLKEGEDVFRESRSWLFKRLQVVRFHDEPNNTLVYLTYSDELVDGSPKNAISTVPIMPWPEK, from the coding sequence ATGTCCTCCTCCCGCCCCCTGCTGCTCGCCGGCCTTGCCGGCGCCACCTGCCTGATCGGTGCGACGCTCGCCCTCGCGCCCGCGCCGGCCAAGGCCGAAGAGGTCGGCTGCGTCAGCACCACCTTCAAGCTGATCGGCCCCAACAACAAGATCTGCATCGACAGCTTCCGCGACCCCAAGGTCGACGGCGTGGTCTGCCATGTCAGCCGCGCCAAGACCGGCGGGCTGAAGGGCGCCGTGGGCCTGGCCGAAGACACCTCCGACGCCTCGATCGCCTGCCGCCAGGTCGGCCCGATCACCATCCGCGAAAAGCTGAAAGAGGGCGAAGACGTCTTCCGCGAAAGCCGTTCCTGGCTGTTCAAGCGCCTCCAGGTCGTCCGCTTCCACGACGAGCCCAACAACACCCTGGTCTACCTGACCTATTCCGACGAACTGGTCGACGGCTCGCCCAAGAACGCCATCTCCACCGTGCCGATCATGCCGTGGCCGGAGAAATGA
- a CDS encoding MFS transporter: MALFAVATGALVANLYYAQPMVAAIGADLGLDPDLAGSLTGITQIGYGVGLFLLVSAADLVENRRLVLATLVLTTLGLGGIALSTEALPLFAFCFMVGLCATGAQVLVPFIARLAPDERRGQVVGTVMAGLLTGIMLARPAALFIAGSFGWRAVFWASAVLMLVVGAALWRMMPAWQPGRSRSGSGLVAYLRILGSMPGLLRRLPAVRRRAAYQALMFAAFNLFWTTAPIMLAERFGLSIHQIGLFALAGAGGALVAPVAGRLADRGYSRVQTGVAMVLVVVSYLASGAAVSAGSIIAMAVLAVVLDAAIQANQITGQRIIFSTAPEIRGRVNAIYMTIMFFAGASGAALGTVIYHAGGWAGVVAAGAGLGLAMLAIYATEFRRGRAG, encoded by the coding sequence GTGGCGCTTTTTGCCGTCGCGACCGGTGCGCTGGTCGCCAATCTCTATTATGCGCAGCCGATGGTGGCGGCGATCGGGGCGGATCTGGGGCTCGACCCCGATCTTGCCGGCTCGCTGACCGGCATCACCCAGATCGGATACGGCGTCGGCCTGTTCCTGCTGGTCTCGGCCGCCGATCTGGTCGAAAACCGCCGGCTGGTGCTGGCGACGCTGGTGCTGACCACCTTGGGCCTCGGCGGCATTGCGCTCTCGACCGAGGCGCTGCCGCTGTTTGCCTTCTGCTTCATGGTCGGCCTGTGTGCGACCGGCGCCCAGGTGCTTGTGCCGTTCATCGCGAGACTCGCGCCCGACGAGCGCCGCGGCCAGGTGGTCGGCACGGTGATGGCCGGCCTCTTGACCGGCATCATGCTGGCGCGGCCGGCCGCCCTGTTCATTGCCGGCAGCTTCGGCTGGCGGGCAGTGTTCTGGGCTTCGGCCGTGCTGATGCTGGTGGTGGGGGCCGCCCTCTGGCGGATGATGCCGGCCTGGCAGCCGGGGCGAAGCCGCAGCGGATCCGGGCTGGTCGCCTATCTTCGCATCCTGGGCTCGATGCCCGGCCTGTTGCGCCGCCTGCCCGCGGTGCGCCGGCGGGCCGCCTATCAGGCGCTGATGTTCGCGGCCTTCAACCTGTTCTGGACCACGGCGCCGATCATGCTGGCGGAGCGCTTCGGCCTCAGCATTCACCAGATCGGCCTGTTCGCACTGGCGGGCGCCGGCGGTGCCCTGGTCGCTCCGGTCGCGGGACGGCTGGCCGATCGCGGCTACAGCCGGGTGCAGACCGGGGTGGCGATGGTGCTGGTGGTGGTGTCGTACCTCGCCTCGGGGGCGGCGGTTTCCGCCGGCTCGATCATCGCCATGGCGGTGCTGGCGGTGGTGCTGGATGCGGCCATCCAGGCCAATCAGATCACCGGCCAGCGCATCATCTTCTCCACCGCGCCCGAGATCCGCGGCCGGGTCAACGCCATCTACATGACGATCATGTTCTTCGCAGGCGCCTCGGGTGCCGCACTCGGCACCGTGATCTATCACGCCGGCGGCTGGGCAGGCGTGGTTGCAGCCGGTGCCGGGCTCGGCCTCGCCATGCTTGCGATCTATGCCACCGAATTCCGACGTGGCCGGGCCGGCTGA
- a CDS encoding IS110 family transposase: protein MDKQGHEHRLRGFRLIRTGGAMQFVGIDIASETHVFAILDADGTVLAKPKPFTEDAAGHGALLAALAPPGEALVVMEATGHYWKNLFAVLAAKGYEVALINPLRTHRFQGESLERTKTDAIDALGLARFGREKRPSPTRLGSRASEELRELVRHRDRLRQDFDDRVRQLRRLVDLGFPEFRRYVRTLDSMLATAILAEYPTAEAVAKATPRRLAKLRYDGRHAVGSELADQIIAAAKRSVGQHHGPAYRVQVRDICQDLDLWRRRLADRDDDITRLLDEHEVGSLLTSIDGIGPSTAARLIAELGDPARFDSPAALAAYVGVIPALRHSGKRRPTRAGITPIGNARLRTALWMPTLTAVRRNPWLKAFYDRLRAQGKPPKLALVAAMRKLLVAVYAVAKARKPFVPKLAD from the coding sequence ATGGACAAGCAGGGGCACGAGCACCGGCTCCGAGGCTTCCGGCTCATCCGCACGGGAGGCGCCATGCAATTCGTCGGCATCGACATCGCGTCGGAAACCCATGTCTTCGCCATCCTTGATGCGGACGGCACGGTCCTGGCCAAACCCAAGCCGTTCACCGAAGACGCGGCCGGGCACGGCGCGTTGCTGGCCGCGCTGGCCCCGCCGGGTGAGGCGCTGGTGGTCATGGAGGCGACCGGGCATTACTGGAAGAACCTGTTCGCCGTGCTGGCGGCCAAGGGCTACGAGGTCGCCCTGATCAACCCGCTGCGCACCCACCGCTTCCAGGGCGAGAGCCTGGAGCGCACCAAGACCGACGCCATCGACGCCCTCGGCCTGGCCCGCTTCGGGCGGGAAAAGCGCCCCTCCCCGACCCGGCTGGGCAGCCGGGCCAGCGAGGAGCTGCGCGAACTGGTTCGCCACCGCGACCGGCTGCGCCAGGATTTCGACGACCGCGTCCGCCAGCTCCGCCGGCTGGTCGATCTCGGCTTCCCGGAATTCCGACGCTATGTCCGCACGCTCGACAGCATGCTGGCCACCGCCATCCTGGCGGAATACCCCACCGCCGAGGCCGTCGCCAAAGCCACGCCACGCCGGCTCGCCAAGCTGCGCTACGATGGCCGCCACGCCGTCGGAAGCGAACTGGCCGACCAGATCATCGCCGCGGCCAAGCGCTCGGTCGGCCAGCACCACGGCCCCGCCTACCGCGTCCAGGTCCGCGACATCTGTCAGGATCTCGATCTGTGGCGCCGCCGCTTGGCCGACCGTGACGACGACATCACCCGTCTGCTCGACGAGCACGAGGTCGGCTCGCTGCTGACCTCCATCGACGGAATCGGTCCCAGCACCGCAGCACGCCTCATCGCCGAACTCGGCGATCCGGCCCGCTTCGACAGCCCCGCAGCCCTGGCAGCCTACGTCGGCGTCATCCCAGCCCTGCGCCACTCCGGAAAGCGCCGCCCCACCCGCGCCGGCATCACCCCGATCGGCAACGCGCGCCTGCGCACCGCCTTGTGGATGCCAACCCTCACCGCTGTCCGCCGAAACCCGTGGCTCAAAGCCTTCTACGACCGACTGCGCGCACAGGGAAAGCCACCAAAGCTCGCCCTCGTCGCCGCCATGCGAAAACTCCTCGTCGCCGTCTACGCCGTCGCCAAGGCTCGAAAACCCTTCGTGCCAAAGCTCGCCGACTGA
- a CDS encoding aldo/keto reductase has protein sequence MRYNTLGGTGLLVSELCLGTMTFGGRGGFWTQIGRLDQAGADAILARALDRGVNFIDTADIYSGGLSEEITGHAMRNSGRPRTDMVLATKVLGQVGEGPNDRGASRGHIMDAVKASLRRLGTDYIDLYQIHGVDPVTPIEETVRALDDLVRQGHVRYVGVSNWSAWRIMKALGIADRGGFSRFATLQAYYTIAGRDLERELVPLIEAEKLGLMVWSPLAGGLLSGKYDRDGNGPEGSRRATFDFPPVNRDRAFDCIDVMREIADAKGVSVARIALAWLLHQRSVMSVIIGANTVEQLDDNLAATEVELSTEDLARLDAVSALPPEYPGWMLERQGAGRAASRRRGDDR, from the coding sequence ATGCGCTACAACACCCTTGGCGGCACGGGCCTGCTCGTGTCGGAACTCTGCCTCGGCACCATGACCTTCGGCGGCCGCGGCGGCTTCTGGACTCAGATCGGCAGGCTCGATCAGGCGGGCGCGGATGCGATCCTCGCCCGGGCGCTGGATCGGGGCGTCAACTTCATCGACACCGCCGATATCTATTCGGGCGGGCTCTCGGAAGAGATCACCGGCCATGCCATGCGTAATTCCGGCCGGCCGCGCACCGACATGGTTCTGGCGACCAAGGTGCTGGGGCAGGTGGGGGAGGGGCCCAATGACCGCGGCGCCTCTCGCGGGCATATCATGGATGCGGTCAAGGCCAGCCTGCGCCGGCTCGGCACCGACTATATCGATCTTTACCAGATCCACGGTGTCGATCCGGTAACGCCGATCGAGGAGACGGTGCGGGCGCTGGATGATCTTGTCCGTCAGGGCCATGTGCGCTATGTCGGCGTGTCCAACTGGTCGGCCTGGCGGATCATGAAGGCGCTGGGCATCGCCGACCGTGGCGGTTTCAGCCGCTTCGCCACGCTCCAGGCCTATTACACCATCGCCGGCCGCGATCTCGAACGCGAGCTGGTGCCGCTGATCGAGGCCGAAAAGCTGGGTCTGATGGTGTGGAGTCCGCTGGCGGGCGGCCTGCTCTCGGGCAAGTACGACCGTGACGGCAACGGCCCCGAAGGGTCGCGCCGGGCGACCTTCGACTTCCCGCCGGTGAACCGCGACCGTGCCTTCGACTGCATCGACGTGATGCGCGAGATCGCGGATGCGAAGGGCGTGTCGGTCGCGCGGATCGCGCTCGCCTGGCTGCTGCATCAGCGGTCGGTGATGTCGGTGATCATCGGTGCCAATACGGTGGAGCAGCTGGACGACAACCTGGCCGCGACCGAGGTCGAGCTGTCGACCGAGGATCTGGCGCGGCTGGATGCGGTGAGTGCGCTTCCGCCCGAATATCCGGGCTGGATGCTGGAACGCCAGGGGGCCGGACGCGCGGCTTCCCGGCGGCGGGGAGACGATCGGTGA
- a CDS encoding M48 family metallopeptidase, whose product MARGKGWRPWQRQASPWARRGPWDTGTDPVPDEGTMPDPAPDPIRETEDRPEPVEGIRIDRTDFAGAIRANRRKSLAICLGLTLFGMALGYLVGWWVAPPYAPESTGTLALLLSGGGAVGAAVMAVAGGLWSTLALTTGDRMALGIAGAREADPVADRRLHNVVEEMAIAAGLPKPRVMVIETEMPNAFAAGLSPEKGTIAVTRGLLNRLSRDELQAVVAHETGHLANGDSRYMVVVSVMVGLIVIVAAMARRLAYFGGGSRRGSDRNGGNALALVALLLMVVAILAPVAAQAMQFALSRQREYLADATAVKLTRNPKAMIGALMRLDEAAAATGRDAPTSARALEALWIVNPLDGPGESGRRRRRAGLFSTHPSIDDRIARIRAMG is encoded by the coding sequence ATGGCCCGCGGCAAAGGCTGGCGGCCCTGGCAGAGGCAGGCCTCCCCCTGGGCGCGTCGGGGCCCCTGGGACACCGGTACCGACCCGGTGCCCGACGAGGGCACCATGCCCGATCCGGCACCCGATCCGATCCGCGAGACCGAGGACCGGCCGGAACCGGTCGAGGGCATCCGGATCGACCGCACCGATTTCGCCGGCGCCATCCGCGCCAACCGCCGCAAGAGCCTGGCGATCTGCCTGGGCCTCACCTTGTTCGGCATGGCGCTCGGCTATCTGGTGGGCTGGTGGGTCGCCCCACCCTATGCCCCGGAAAGTACCGGCACGCTCGCCCTGCTGCTCTCGGGCGGCGGCGCGGTGGGGGCGGCGGTGATGGCGGTGGCGGGCGGGCTCTGGTCCACGCTGGCGCTGACCACCGGCGACCGGATGGCGCTCGGCATTGCCGGCGCGCGCGAGGCCGACCCGGTCGCCGATCGCCGGCTGCACAATGTGGTCGAGGAAATGGCCATCGCCGCCGGCCTGCCCAAGCCGCGGGTGATGGTGATCGAGACCGAGATGCCCAATGCCTTCGCCGCCGGGCTCAGCCCCGAAAAAGGCACGATCGCGGTCACCCGCGGGCTTCTGAACCGGCTCAGCCGCGACGAGCTGCAGGCGGTGGTGGCGCACGAGACCGGCCATCTCGCCAATGGCGACAGCCGCTATATGGTCGTGGTGTCGGTGATGGTCGGGCTGATCGTGATCGTGGCGGCGATGGCCCGCAGACTGGCCTATTTCGGCGGCGGCTCCCGCCGCGGCAGCGACCGCAATGGCGGCAATGCCCTGGCGCTGGTGGCGCTGCTGCTGATGGTGGTTGCCATCCTCGCCCCCGTCGCGGCCCAGGCGATGCAGTTCGCGCTGTCGCGGCAGCGCGAATATCTGGCCGATGCCACGGCGGTGAAGCTCACCCGCAATCCCAAGGCGATGATCGGCGCGCTGATGCGGCTCGACGAGGCGGCGGCCGCCACCGGCCGCGACGCCCCGACCTCCGCCCGGGCGCTCGAAGCACTCTGGATCGTCAACCCGCTGGACGGGCCGGGCGAAAGCGGCCGCCGTCGGCGTCGGGCCGGGCTGTTCTCCACCCATCCCTCGATCGATGACCGGATCGCGCGCATCCGCGCCATGGGTTGA